The Lathyrus oleraceus cultivar Zhongwan6 chromosome 5, CAAS_Psat_ZW6_1.0, whole genome shotgun sequence genome includes the window TTAGTATATTCAATTTTTTCTTCTAACTTTACATGGTAGTATTGGTTTTGAAACCACTATACTCTTTTCTCTTTATGGAAACAAATGTATTTGGGTGAGAAAGTAACACATATAAGTTGTTTGTACATACTTGCTTTTTTGGTTGTTTGTATTTTTATTTGTGTTCTTGATTTTCATAGCATTTCTTCAAGCTGCAATCGAATCTTTGATGTTGAAGTATCAATTTCAACATCAATTTTGGGTTTGAAAAAATTATGACTTTGTATGAAGGTTGTGGATGAAGATATGAGCACAAATGGAATATCCGATGATAGAAATCAAATGGAATACAACTAAAGCTTCATTAGGTTTGATGGACTTAAATATCCGATGATGGAAATTCGACGATGAAAATCAAATGGAATGCAACTAAAGCTCCATCTCAAGCTACTCAAGCATGTGTCAACAAAAAGAGAAGCATCTGGAAAAGTCTTGAAGTAATGTGATAAACTCCTTATTTAGTAGTGAGTGAACAATTATAAAGTAAAAGGACGTTATCGTAAAAGCGCGTGGCTAAAAGCACACAACTAAAATGCTTTCAAAATGTTTTTACAAaataaaacattttcaaaaacatcttgAAGTTGTGTCAGATGAATTAGGAAATGTCAAAATTGTAAGAGGCAAAATTTTGACTTATCTAATCGGTTAGAGCTTTTGTCTAATTGATTAGATCAGTTCAAAATTGAGTCACAGGCGATTAGAACAATGCGTTAATGATGCGCAACGACTATAtattttttccttccttttatAAACATACAATCGATTTTATTTCAAGCTTCTAATTGATTATGATCACCTGGTAATCGATTAAAATGACATAAAAAGCTTTTATTGAAATTTTCTTTTTGAGTcaacctctagcctataaatagaggtcttTTTTCTCATTTCATTTCATCCAAAATCGTATTTGACACTTTCGATTCTCACTCTCCCTCTCTAAAATTTTCTTTAACTTTCTCTCACTAATGTTTTACCCTAAGTGCTTTTGTGAGAAAAGTCCTTTTGTGAGTGGGGATACATTTATAATTCTAGAAAGAGTAGAATTGTAATTCTTCAAGGGAATATTTTATATACACCTTGGTTGAATATTATCCATTTAGGGATTTGTTTGGGTTAGAAGGTAAACCCGTAAAAAACTTTGGTTTGGGATTGTGTGATTCAGTCCTAGTTTAGGTTGAAGCTCGGCCTGATATTAAAAGCTTCACAGGTTCGAGATCAGCCCAGTGTTAAAATCTCACAGGTTATTGATTATCCCGTCTAAAGCCAAAGTTTATAACTCAAAggtttaggaacttgaagactAAACTCTCCAAGATTCGTGTTTGTGGAAAGAGGACTAACTGCTTCAATCCATCATTGCGAAGGAAGATAGGCCACTTCACTTCTAAGTTTATTCTGAAGAAAAGACGCAGACACCTATATCTATCGTCTTGTATTACTTGGTTGAAGGTCAACCATAGTTTCCTTGTATAAAGGGGTTTGTGAGTTTTTACTATTAAAAGCTCTCAACGTTTATTGGAAactctcaagatcaattcttGGAGACATGACTAAGTCATTTTTGACTGAGCCTGTATAAATCTTGTTGTCTTCATTCTTCACTTAACTCTTTTAAATTTCTTCAATTTGTTTTTGCCCTTTAATTTTTTCGCGGCTAggtttttcaaaaaaatatttttaaactctGATTTTATTTCCCAAAGTTTTTCAAAACCATATTTTTCAAACCACACAATTCACCACCCTCGTCTTGCCTGTGAAGCAATATAGACAGTTTTTTTAGGTACCCAGGTTTTCTTGGGTCCTTTATTGTGAGTTCTAGGAGGTTTCTTCTCTTTCCATTTTCAACGCATGATAAGTTTTTTTTTGTTATGCCTTCTCTTTTAAATAGAAGAAAAAAGAACTTTAAGATCACGAGTTTCACCTAAAGACTCATTCACATATTCCAGGCTTTCATTACTATATCTACTTACACCATATATAAAGAAGATATCATGATTCTATATATGTAGTTAGCTACAAACTCTTGAAAAACTTATTCAGAGTTTTTTCAGAGTTACAAACACTTGTCCAAAAAGATTGAGATGTTTTATTCTTTAgaatttcattttcttttttaaaacATCAATCTATTTTTCTAAAGCTTTGTAATGTTATGATGATTTTAACATATTTGTGTAAGATTGTTATGCCTAAGAGTTATTCTCTAAATCTTTCTAAGTAGCTCACTCAATATAGTAATAAGTTCATCACACGATAAATAAAAGAATATCGCATTTTCATATAGAGTACAAGGATACAGAGAATGGTTCTCTCCATTAATAGGAACTAGAAATCTACTCTCCAAGTGAATATAGGGAGAAATAATTTCTTCCTTAGGAGAGTGACAAAAATGTACCTTTCAAGGACATGTGATTTGACACATAAACGTTTAATTATATCTAGATGAATATGTAAATGGGTCGAACAACCAACTCCAGGGACGCAATGAGTCAAAACAGACGGCCCATGAATCGTTGGACCACACCCACTGATTCATGGGTTATGCTCTTCTATAGAACCCAAACAAAATTATCCCAAAAAATAGAGTCTAATTGTTTGACATTAATCCAGTTTTAAAATCCATTTCTATTATACTTTTAAATTCTATTTATAAATGAGTGGGGATGAACTTGGAGGTAAGTTTTTTTTAAGTTATCTCAGATTATATTATTTGAATTGAATTTAATCTAATTGTTAATTAAATAAAAAGTTAATTTAATcattatattatatttaattcAAAGGTTATGAtttaaaataaattgaaaaaaattattttaaaagtAAATTGATCTCCATTACTTATAAATTAATATCAATATTTCATATGTCAATAGATGTAAAAAAGCAAGCCGTAACTGTGGATTTAAACACATAAAATCCACCGCAAACATAATTCAATATTTTAAAGAATTTTTACATACAAAATAAAAATCTTTTATAAAAATACTAGGTTAAACTTTGATATTTGAAAATACTCAAATGTTTTTCATTTTAGAGTGTTCACCTTATATACAAACTACAAATCGCCGGACTTTATTCAATGCACTATTAATTTGATAGAAACCTTCAAAGTCGCATACATAAATTATTGTGATTCTGAGACTATGTTAAATTAAATTTGTTATCGCATACAtaaatcattttattttgttCTAATAATTCTATCAATTCTACTTTATCCACAATTCAAATAAGAATAATATTATTCTACACCTATTTCCTATGTCAATATTACGGTaaacaatatttttttaaaattaatttcataaaaaatataatatttattattaatcAGTTTTATTATTACATTAATTACAAAAATATATATTACTAACCACATATTTTTCTTTCTGATAGTTTATTAACCAACTATATTGatcattaatttataatttggttaataaattttaaaaattaaaaaaataataaatattaaataaaattgattaatatTATATAAATACTAGTTTATGAAATTGTTTAATATTAACcaattttttatattatttattagtttttaatttttaaaattcattaatcaaattataaattaatttCAGAATTTGATcaatattatatattttattggTCAATAAATTTGTGAAATTGATTAATAAACTATCTATAAAATACGTGGTTAATAACATATATTTTTGTAGTTAATAcaataataaaattgattaatgaaaaatattatatttttattaagaaattaattttaaaaaaaatattttttataatattttttcatttaaaataaaatcttaatattattttatttaaaaaaaatattatttacgATGAACGATACTTGATGTATGTATTCGTGTAGGATATTCTACCGAGAATAACATTGCCCTTCTAAAAGAGTcattttattatattttatcTTTAACAGTAGAGTGACATTGTTGTGAAAATTCATCTGTAACAAATGTGTCCAACCAATGACATAGCTTTTTTTCATAATCTTTTCTATAACTCGTCATGATATTTCTCCTCTACTGCTGCTACCTCGTGAGAGAGTTTGGCAAGATAATTCACAGCTAATGAGGCGTGAAGCGCAGCGCCATAAGGAAGTACATCTTCATTGACTTTGTAATAGGCTGAGTGTGCCGCCTGAAGATGTTCAACTGAGACATCCTCCATTCCGAGAAAGAAGAAGTATCCTGGCAAAGCCTCTTGAAAGAGTGCAAAGTCTTCTGATCCCATTACTAATTCCGCGTCTTTCACTTTATCGGCCCCGAGTAAACTCTTGGCAACACTATGAAAATATTCATGCAACCCATCATCGTTTATAGTTGGAGGGGAGAAAGGCTTCTCTTCGTCAAAGAAAGTGATTGTTGCATTGCATCTATACACAGCAGCTTGTGAAATGATAACCTGTAATCCTTGTAAGTTTTTAAGTCAATGAAAAGAGACAGAAGAATGAATATATTCTTGTTCATAATCATAACAGACCTGCTCAATGCGGTGTCTCATTTGTAAGGAGCTTTTCCTTGAAAAAACTCGATAGGTGCCACCAATTGTGACAGAGTCTGGAATGACATTCAATGCAACACCTCCATGAAACGTTGCTACACTCAAAACCTGTGAGGATAATATTCATGTTAGAAAGATCTAGGCGACACGCGTTTTATAGGAAGATATAACAAGTTTACCTGAGGGTCGAGGGGATCAGATTCGCGAGAAACGATATGTTGTAAGCTAAGAATCACATTCGAAGCTGCCAATATGGGATCTATAGCTTGCTGAGGACAGGCTGCATGGCCTCCCTTGCCGCTTATTATTGCTTCAAATAAGCCACCTCCTGCAAAGAGAGGACCAGGCCTAGATGCCACTACACCTAAAGGTAACTTTTGATGGAGATGCAATCCAAATATGGCAGACACATTTTCTAAGACTCCAGCATCTAAAACTTTCTTAGCCCCTCGTGCTCCTTCTTCTGCTGGTTGAAAAACAAGAACAATAGTCCCCTATAGCAAAAACAAACAAGATCATTATCACGGATCAACAGATGGATGAAATCTGAAGAACAAGATAATCAAGAAGCATACATTAAAATATTTTTCATGGTCTTTAAGGGTCTTTGCAGCACCAAGAAGCATAGCAACATGAGCATCGTGACCACATGCATGCATCTTTCCAGCTACTTTACTCTTATGCTCCCATTCAACCGCTTCCTAATGttaacatcaacaacaacaaaagtCATCAAGGAGATATATATGATAtaaattgaaaagcaaaacaatcagaaaacaataaaaattgtagACCTGTATAAGAAGAGCATCCATGTCAGCTCTGAGTGCAACAAAAGGAGGAAGACCAGTTCCTATGTAACCAATAACGCCTGTTACTGCAACTGGATGTTTGTACGGAATACCCAATTCATCCAACTTTTCTCTTATAAGCTTACTGGTTTCAAATTCTTCATAAGCCACTTCTGGATTCTCGTGAATCTTCCTCCTGATATCAACCATCCAATCAAAAACATGAGGTTCTTTGGCTAAATCCAAAAAGTTTGGGATAGCTTTTGAATCTGAGAAGATGGGTGTTGCAGTTAAAAAGCAATTGAAAATGAAGATGAACAAGTTCGCCCATCTGAAGAAAGCCATGAATGGATTGTTTCAAACTCTTGAGCTAAGAATTGGAAAAGCGCTATAATGGAGGTGAAATTGGTTTGAAAAATATTGTCACAAAACTGATTTAAGTAAACTAAATTATTAAAATAGctttttataaaaattataattGAGATATAGTTCAGTTTTACAAAAGTGATTTTTGAAgttaaaaaaagaaaaatattttacCAATTTATAAAAACAgatttcaaaataaaatttacTATTTTAAAAGATGTTCAcataactttgattttaaaagATTTAAAAATACATTTGGTTTGAGTAATTTTATGTAATGCATTATTTTAGGTATTATATTCTTTTGCTATAAGTtctttttataaaaaatttaaaaactttttaaattttaagctattttgaataaatttttacaaaaattatttttgaaatatatatatttttaaaaatgtaTATGATTTTGACTATATTTAATCTTTATTAATTAATGTATATTTATGCTTCTAGATGTTGTTCTGGATCGGTCAAAGGTTCAATACGAGTGAGATTCATATATTCAACCCAATTATGTAAGATTCATTCAAAATTATCCAACATATATAATCGGCACACATGAAATTCAAGATACATTTTTCTGATCTCATAATTTCACTTCATTCATCTTGGACTCTGTAACTGACTTAGGCGTTAGAGTGTTAATCTTACAGGTTTACCCCCGCGCCACCATATTAGAGATGAGCATCACCACGTTCGGACTCCATCATCATCAATCAATCACAATTCTAAGTCAATGATGAAACATTGGCGTCATCTGTAAGAATTGATTCCTAATTACTACGAAATCCACAAACAAAGCTCATTTGATCCAGAGGCAGATCGCGAATATATTGCATCCAAAGCTCATTTCATTCCCAACCTCATGTCAGAGAATTATTCCTTCATGCTCCTCGATCCAACTATCGATTCTGATTATTGTAATTAGGAAGATCGAGAAGGAAACGTTTAGGGACAATCCCCTATTTATCTCCATATCTCACCCTATCTAAAAGGTAAACCAGAAGAATCCACGAATCAGTGCTATCGACGTTAAAGAAACGAAACTCCGACGCGAATTCATAATTCTTCCTTATCATAACGATAGGCCATTCCATTTTAAAAGGATCAATCTACATTGGAAGCTTGGTTGATCCAAATATAGCTTGAGACGAACACAAAGTAGATTTCACACGCATTGGTCAAAGGAGAAGGAGAAGAAAAACTCCATTAATCCAACAAATTTGTCAATCGCTTACAAAGGGAGACTTATCAGCCGAATCTATTTCTACCATCGAACAAGTTAAACTAGCACACACAACGACTCAATAAGGAGGCTGAGACACCTGTTGCCAAAAAATCAGTGCAACCCACCTTGATACTAGGAAAAGTTAGTAATCCAAAGAAAGGTAGGCATGTGATTCAAGCAAAATGTCAGGTGCGAAAACATGTAGGAGCCGATCGCCACGACTCATTATAGAGAGAAGAAGCCTATATGGAAATAAATTATGCTTACTCATATTTTGTCAAAGTTAAAACCAATTGTAAGATGATCATGCACATACCCTTTGATGTTGATTGTCAAAGGGACATATGACAATCCCTTCACCACGCAAGATCTGTATTTCTCAAGGCTCTTAAAAATTAAATAAGTAAATCTTTTTCCTAAAGAAATGTTTTACGCATAATAATATTATAATTTTCGACAATATGATATGATTTGTCTTTGTAAAGCATGATCCTACTAGGCGGAGCGTGCTTACGCGCAGTCGGGGAACCCTATAGAAACTAGCCACTGCGTAGGTGGTGGATCCTAGGAGACATCAAATCCAAATCAGGATAAAACTCAGTGGAAGGGATGGAAAACTCACCCTTGGCCAGAGACGGCTCCTAGTGACGCTAAAGACTTACACCAACTCCCCTCGATTGAGACGGGTAATGTAAAGCTTAACAATTATACTAGTTTCCTTTGACTGAGATGGGTAATGACGAATCTTAGTGGTTACGCCAACTCTCATCAGTTAGGATAGGTAACGACAAGTTTTGACTATTAGGTCAGTTCCCACCAAGGGGACAAGCGATAAAGACTTTCAAAGACCTTGTCGACTCCTACCCAAAAAAAGATCCACACAAGATAATACACATGGTGCAAATATCCATTTCAATCCTAATAAGGGCAGAAGTCACAAGCTTAATCAAAGCTAAGAGATAAAATTGAGAATGATCCAGCTAGTATAGTAGGAAAACCATAAAGAATATTAAACAAAATACGGTAAACATTAAAGTACCTGACAAAGAAAggtaaataaataaatattgaCGTTCATACATGTTACATGTAAACATTATGGCATAATGCCCAATACAAGTTATAAATAAATAGAAATCATGCATCATCGCCTTGAGGTTGAACACCACCGTCCTCCACCAAAACTCCACTCCAGACCCCCTTATGTGGGTCAAGATGTGAGAAGAGAATCTTAACACCTAGAAGGAGTGCCTCTATTTGATCGATATCTTGGTTGAAGGAACTATACAAACTTTTGAGGGTTTGGTCAAGAGTTTCATTAACCTCATTCCTCAAGTTGGCCAACTGTTCCTAGTAAACCTCCTATTACTTCTCCTGCGACCGTTTCTCTTGTTGAAAATCCTTCACAACCTCATAAGCACGAGATTTCATCTCTGTATAGTAATGGTAGCCTTCTATCAAGACTTCTTATCTTCTTCCAATGAAGATTCAAGCTCAGCAACCCTGGGAGCAAAAACGGAGGGCCATCCATGAACTTTCGCCTCCTCCCGAAGAGACTCCTCCTGAATCGCCTTTTACTAAAGAGTCAACACTTCCCATTGAAGCTAGGATCTCTCTTGTTCAGATGCCTCATGTTCACCCTTCCAGGTATCCATTTACTTGGAAGGATTAAACATAGCTAAAACATCACTCCAACCAGTAGCATTTAAGGAAAATGGAGAAGCAGTCTGGTAAGTGTAGAAAGTGGCCTCCGAGAAGAGTTTCATCTTCTATGCCTTAGGAAGATTCTGAAGATAGAAAATATCCTTTTTAGATATCGTAGCAAGTACCTCCTGAGAGGTGCGACGAATCCAGAACAGAAAAATGGCTAGCAGGTGTGGATGAACCAGAAGAAACACGTCGGACAACCGAAACCGTTTGACCAAATCTCCCTCTAGATGAAGACTTTGATCCTGGTCCCGATACATTTTGTTATTGGTAGGAGGAGACGAATCCTGATCTTCAACAACTACAAAAAAGGTGCTAATAATCACCCAAAATTGCGTTTCTTTCCAGACTATTGGCCATCCTACAATAACACTAGTGTTGATTGATCACTTCCTCTACAATGAGGGATTTACCTCTGAAGAGCCAAAACCCTCTTCATAACCGATACCCTCATAGAAATATTTACAGTCTTACTTTGTGCTTCTAAGGTAATAGAATCCAAGGAGACAACATACTAGTCAGCCTCGTGTTTAAAGTGAACAAATGCccaatatttttgaaaattataTGTATAGGAACAAAAGGGTAAACCTTGGAAATAGAAAGGAATTGGGAGCCCATTGGAAACTTGGATGAAATTGGAGTGACCTCCCATAGTACAGGTATTTACCAATAGAAAACAATCTCGTATATCATCCCAGTTCTCAGCCCAATCGCCAAATCGGAGAACTTATTGCCATAGTGAAATGAACCATTAATCCCAAATATTTTAAATTGAAGTATGCACCACAAAAAATGATGGAATAATGGCTAATATGAGGGCTTCCAAAATCTATAATCATCCCAGAGTTGGAACACCCTTATCAAAGCCCAAGCACTAAAATGAAGTTGCGGGGCGAAATCTTCAAGAACTTTAACACCTCAACTTCAAACTCGGACAAAGAGAGCCATAAATTTATATGAGTAAACTAACATTCATATAAATGATAAAAACACTCCCAAAAGCCAATACATGTCCCTTTGTCTTATTCTACATGGTGAACCGACCAATCAGAAGGATGACCTATGTATATATTAGCCCTCATGGTTACAGGACTATCTAAAGAAAATGGGGGTTTTGAGTATTTCAGAATCCGCCAATTTATACTTGCTCGCGTCGACCGACTCTACAAGGTCGATATTCTATACAGTTACCTCGTCAACCCAAAAGATATATGATGAACCTGAGTCAATCGACACTAGCAAGTTGGATCCCATTCGGAAGACGATACCTAATCTCAACATCGTTTGGATTCAAAACAAAGATAGAATGGTAAGTTTTTATGAAAGTTTAAGCCTCTTCCCTTTTCAAGGTAGCAACTTCCACCTCTAGCAAAGTCAAAGCAAGGAAAGTTGAATCTCCGATGGCTGTGGAGGAAGTAGGCGCCAAGCTGATTGCGCTATCACTTTTAGCATTGTCATCAGAAAGGAAAACGTCGAAGGAAGATTCATCAAGGAAAGTTTCTCTATTAAGAAAACTACTAGAGAACCTCTCCAACTTAGAATTATCAGACACATTTATAATGTCTAGGGCGGAACGACTATTAATATAAAGATGACAGTCGTAACTAGCAGATGTTTATGTTCTAACTAAAGGAGGAGAACCACAATTTTTAAAATCACTAGACAAATTCATAAAAGAATCATTTGTACGATCCATAGTGAAAATAAAAACAGGGCACGAGGAAATAAGCTCAAAGTAAGAATGGTACTTGAAGAGAATGCAATTTAATGAAAAGGGTTGAAATTAAATGCAGAATAGGAAACCTCCATTTAAAAATACAAACAAAAGATCATTATTTTTATATAGTAAAACAAATATATATACTCTACCATATGTCTGAGTTGCAAG containing:
- the LOC127087402 gene encoding IAA-amino acid hydrolase ILR1-like 4 isoform X2; its protein translation is MAFFRWANLFIFIFNCFLTATPIFSDSKAIPNFLDLAKEPHVFDWMVDIRRKIHENPEVAYEEFETSKLIREKLDELGIPYKHPVAVTGVIGYIGTGLPPFVALRADMDALLIQEAVEWEHKSKVAGKMHACGHDAHVAMLLGAAKTLKDHEKYFNGTIVLVFQPAEEGARGAKKVLDAGVLENVSAIFGLHLHQKLPLGVVASRPGPLFAGGGLFEAIISGKGGHAACPQQAIDPILAASNVILSLQHIVSRESDPLDPQVLSVATFHGGVALNVIPDSVTIGGTYRVFSRKSSLQMRHRIEQVIISQAAVYRCNATITFFDEEKPFSPPTINDDGLHEYFHSVAKSLLGADKVKDAELVMGSEDFALFQEALPGYFFFLGMEDVSVEHLQAAHSAYYKVNEDVLPYGAALHASLAVNYLAKLSHEVAAVEEKYHDEL
- the LOC127087402 gene encoding IAA-amino acid hydrolase ILR1-like 4 isoform X3, whose protein sequence is MAFFRWANLFIFIFNCFLTATPIFSDSKAIPNFLDLAKEPHVFDWMVDIRRKIHENPEVAYEEFETSKLIREKLDELGIPYKHPVAVTGVIGYIGTGLPPFVALRADMDALLIQEAVEWEHKSKVAGKMHACGHDAHVAMLLGAAKTLKDHEKYFNGTIVLVFQPAEEGARGAKKVLDAGVLENVSAIFGLHLHQKLPLGVVASRPGPLFAGGGLFEAIISGKGGHAACPQQAIDPILAASNVILSLQHIVSRESDPLDPQVLSVATFHGGVALNVIPDSVTIGGTYRVFSRKSSLQMRHRIEQIITGQAAVQRCNATVSFLEEVKPLIPPTVNNDDLHHYFQSVAKSLLGADKVKGLEPMMGSEDFAFYQEALPGYIFLLGMEDVSVEHLPSGHSPHFKVNEDVLPYGAALHASLAVKYLAKLHQELPVVEGKYHDEL